One segment of Osmerus eperlanus unplaced genomic scaffold, fOsmEpe2.1 SCAFFOLD_507, whole genome shotgun sequence DNA contains the following:
- the LOC134015497 gene encoding CUB and sushi domain-containing protein 3-like, whose protein sequence is MTHQMWLHLQSDESVGSIGFKINYKEIDKESCGDPSTPLYGMREGDSFSNGGVLRFECQFGFELIGEKTISCQENNQWSANIPMCIFPCLSNFTAPMGTVLSPDYPEGYGNNMNCVWLILSDPGSRIHLAFNDFDLEAPYDFLTVKDGEMLDAGVLGRFSGAESPSHLTSNTNVLRLEFQADHSMSGRGFNITYNTFGHNECPDPGVPINARRFGDSFQLGASISVICEDGFIKTQGAETITCQLDQGKVMWSGPIPKCEAPCGGHFSAPTGVILSPGWPGYYKDSLSCEWVIEAEPGRSIKVTFDKFQTELGYDFLEIHDGSNLLSPLIGSFNGTQVPQFLFSGTNFLYLLFTTDNSRSNSGFRILYESVTVDTYSCLDPGIPVNGLRYGQDFTIGSTVSFGCDPGYWLSHEEPLVCEKNHWWSHPLPTCDALCGGDVRGPRGTILSPGYPETYPSSLNCTWTVEVSHGKGVQFTFNTFQLEDHHDYLLVTENSSFLQPLARLTGSETPATINAGLYGNFKAQLRFISDFSISYEGFNITFSEYNLEPCEDPGMPRFGRRNGYSFGIGDALTFSCNMGYRLEGSPEVVCLGGGAAPGALPCPAAL, encoded by the exons agATTGATAAGGAGAGCTGTGGAGACCCGAGCACGCCCCTCTACGGCATGCGCGAGGGGGACAGCTTCTCCAACGGGGGCGTGCTGCGCTTCGAGTGCCAGTTTGGCTTCGAGCTCATCGGCGAGAAGACCATCTCCTGCCAGGAGAACAACCAGTGGTCTGCCAACATCCCTATGTGCATCT TCCCGTGCCTGTCCAACTTCACCGCCCCCATGGGCACCGTCCTCTCGCCGGATTACCCAGAAGGCTACGGGAACAACATGAACTGCGTGTGGCTGATCCTGTCTGACCCGGGCAGCCGAATCCACCTGGCCTTCAACGACTTTGACCTGGAGGCGCCGTACGACTTCCTGACGGTGAAGGACGGCGAGATGCTGGACGCCGGCGTGCTGGGCCGCTTCTCCGGGGCCGAgtctccctcccacctcacctCCAACACCAACGTCCTCCGGCTGGAGTTCCAGGCCGACCACTCCATGTCCGGGAGGGGGTTCAACATCACCTACAACA cGTTTGGCCATAATGAGTGCCCAGACCCGGGTGTTCCCATCAATGCGCGGCGCTTCGGGGACAGTTTCCAGCTTGGCGCTTCCATCTCTGTCATCTGTGAGGACGGCTTCATCAAGACCCAGGGCGCTGAGACCATCACCTGCCAGCTGGACCAGGGCAAGGTCATGTGGAGCGGGCCCATTCCCAAGTGTGAAG ctccATGTGGGGGTCATTTCTCCGCCCCCACGGGTGTGATCCTGTCTCCTGGTTGGCCAGGATATTACAAAGACTCTCTGAGCTGTGAGTGGGTCATCGAGGCGGAGCCAGGGCGCTCCATCAAGGTCACCTTCGACAA GTTCCAGACAGAGTTGGGTTATGATTTCCTGGAGATCCACGATGGGTCCAACCTCCTCTcgcctctgattggctccttCAACGGAACCCAGGTGCCCCAGTTCCTGTTCAGCGGAACCAACTTCCTGTATCTGCTGTTCACCACGGacaacagccgctccaacaGTGGCTTCAGGATCCTCTATGAGA GCGTGACGGTGGACACCTACTCCTGCCTGGACCCCGGCATCCCCGTCAACGGGCTGCGGTACGGCCAGGACTTCACCATCGGCTCCACCGTGTCGTTCGGCTGTGACCCCGGGTACTGGCTCAGCCACGAGGAGCCCCTCGTCTGTGAGAAGAACCACTGGTGGAGCCACCCTCTGCCCACCTgtgatg ctctgtgtgggggggatgtgaggggcccccggggcaccatcctctccccggGGTATCCAGAGACCTACCCCAGCTCCCTCAACTGTACCTGGACTGTGGAGGTCAGCCACGGcaagg GAGTGCAGTTCACCTTCAACACGTTCCAGCTGGAGGATCACCATGACTACCTGCTGGTGACGGAGAACAGCAGCTTCCTGCAGCCTTTAGCTCGCCTGACCGGCTCCGAGACGCCAGCCACCATCAACGCCGGTCTCTACGGCAACTTCAAGGCCCAGCTGCGGTTCATCTCTGACTTCTCCATCTCCTACGAAGGCTTTAACATCACCTTCTcag agtATAATCTGGAGCCCTGTGAGGACCCAGGCATGCCCAGGTTCGGCCGGAGGAACGGCTACAGTTTTGGGATCGGAGACGCCCTGACCTTCTCCTGCAACATGGGCTACCGCCTGGAGGGGTCCCCGGAGGTGGTGTGCCTGGGGGGGGGCGCCGCACCTGGAGCACTCCCCTGCCCCGCTGCGTTG